TGATGGTGTTCTCGTCACCCATGGCGCAATACGCCGACAAGCTGGGCGATGCGCGCCGCGTGATCGACTTTTGCGACGTCGATTCCGATAAATGGCGCCAGTATGCCGAGAAGAAGTCGCCGCCCATGAGCTGGCTGTACCGGCACGAAGCGCGCCAGTTGCTGCGCTACGAGCGCCAGGTGGCCAGCCAGTACGACGCGTCGCTGTTCGTCTCCGCGCCCGAGGCTGATTTGTTTCGCAAGCTGGCGCCGGAAAGCGTCGCGCGCATCGGCCACTTCAGCAACGGCGTCGATACCGAATACTTCTCGCCCGAACATGTCTTTGCCAGCCCGTACGCCGCGGGCGAACGCGCCCTGGTGTTTACGGGCGCGATGGATTACTGGCCAAACGTCGACGCCGTGCAGTGGTTCTGCGACGAGGTCTTCCCTGCCCTGCGCGCGCAGGATCCGGCGCTGGCCTTCTACATCGTCGGCTCGCGCCCGAATGCCCAGGTCCAGGCGCTTGGCGCCTTGCCGGGCGTGACCGTAACGGGCACCGTGCCCGACGTGCGCCCGTATATCCGCCACGGCTGCGTGGCGGTGGCGCCGCTGCGCATCGCGCGCGGCATCCAGAACAAGGTGCTCGAAGCGATGGCCATGGCCACGCCGACGGTGGTCTCGCCGCAGGCGCTCGAAGGCATCGACGCGGCCCCGGGCAGCGAGCTGGCAGTGGCCGACGGCGCACCTGCCTGGATCGAGACCGTGGGCGCGCTGCTGGCGCGCCAGCACGAACAGAACGCAAGCATGGGCCGCGCCGCACGCGCGCGGGTCGAAGATCACTATAGTTGGCCAAGCAACCTGGCCTGCATCGAGGAGCGACTGGAATGCACGTGACACCCCCATCCGGCATTGCCGGCGCCAAGCTGGACGCCGCGCTGGTCTCTGCTCCTACGCCATTGGCACGCTCGAGCGCCATGCTGATCGCGCTGGCATTGCTCGCGCCCTTCTTCCTGTACCTGGGCACCGCCGAATCGCTGGTCGCGATCTGGAACAGCTCCGAGACCTTCGCCCACGGCTACGCCATCCTGCCGATCAGCCTGTGGCTGATCTGGCGCCGGCGCGACGTGTTCGACGCGATTCCCGCGCGTCCCTGGGCGCCCGCGCTGCTCCTCCTGGCGATGCTGGGGGCCGGCTGGCTGCTGGCGCGCATGGGCGAAGTGCAGGTCGTGATGCAATACGCGTTTGTCGCCATGTTCCCGATCGTGGCGCTGGCCATGCTCGGCCCGCGCCTGGCCGGGGCGCTCGCGTTTCCGCTTCTCTTTCTGCTGCTGGCGGTCCCGTTCGGCGAAGTGTTCGTCGGCCCGCTGATCAACCTGACTGCCGACTTCACCGTGTGGGCCGTGCAGGCCACCGGCATCCCGGTGCTGCGCAACGGCACCCGCTTCGAGCTGCCGACCGGTTCGTGGTCGGTGGTGGAAGCCTGCAGCGGCGTGCGCTACCTGATTTCGTCGGTCACGCTGGGCTGCCTGTACGCTTACCTGACCTACCAGTCGACGAAGAAGCGCCTGATGTTCGTGGCAGTATCGATCGTCGTGCCGGTCATCGCCAATGGTCTGCGCGCGTACATGATCGTGATGATCGGCCACCTGTCCGGCATGGAACTGGCCACGGGCGTGGATCACCTGATCTACGGCTGGGTCTTCTTCGGGCTGGTCATGCTGCTGATGTTCTGGATCGGCAGCTTCTGGCGCGAAGACGATCCGCTCCCGGCGAGCGAACTGCCGGTCGCGGCGCGCACGCGCCGCGATGGTTTGCCCCCGGTCAGCACGGCCCGCATGGCAGCGATGTGCGCCGCCGTGGTGGCGCTGGCCGCGCTGTGGCCAGGCTTTGCCCGCTACAACGATGCGGCCAATCTCAATCCCCGGCCGGTAGAGCTGACGAACGTGGCGGTCGGCTGGCCGCAGGCGGCGCCATTTACCGGCTGGACGCCGCGCTGGGTCGCGCCGGACGCCACTTACCGCGCCACCTTCCGCAACCCCGACGCCAGCGTGCCGGTCTCGCTCGACATCATCTACTACCGCAACCAGCGCAACGGCAAGGCCCTGATCAGCTCCATCAATATGCTCGCCGCGCCCGACGACGCCTGGCATGCACTGGGTGGCTCGGGACGCAGCGAAACGATCGCCGGCAAACCGGTCGCGCTGCGTGAAACGCGGATGACCGGTCCGGGCGGCCAGTTCCTGGTGTGGCAATGGATGTCGATCGACGGCCACCTGACCTCGAACAACTACGTCGGCAAGCTGCTGCAGGCCCAGGCCAAGCTGCGCTTCCGCGGTGACGATGGCGCCGTCGTGCTGCTGTCGGCGCCGGTGGGCGACGATCCCGACGCTGCGCGCGCTGCACTGCGCGCTTTCATGACGGTGCAAGGCCAGGCGATCGAGCGTGCCATCGAGCACGCGCGCGCGCATTGAACGGGAACGTACGGACCATGCACAGTGATCTGGCGGTGCTGAACGCCCAGCGACCCCTCGTTATTCACCTGGTGTATTCCCTTGATGTCGGCGGGCTGGAAACGCTGCTGGTCGACTGCATCAACCGCATGCCGGCCGAAAAATACCGGCATGCGGTAGTCTGCCTGACCCGCTACAGCGCGTTCGCGGACAAGATCACGCAACCGGGCGTCGCGTTGTATGCGCTGAACAAGCCGCCCGGGAACGGGTTGCGCGTGCACGTCGATTTCTGGAAGCTGATGCGGCGCCTGCGGCCCACGATCCTGCACACCTACAACCTGTCGGCGATGGAGTACTGCTTCACGGCAGCCGCTGCGGGCGTGCCGGTGCGCATCCACGCCGAGCATGGCCGCGATGCCTCCGATCCGCACGGCCTGAACCCCAAGCACAATTTTTTGCGGCACCATCTCGCGCCGTTCATCGACTGCTATGTGCCGGTGTCGGACGATCTGCAGCGTTGGTTCAGCGAGGTTGTCCGCATCCCTGCGGCCAAGAACCATCTGATCAAGAATGGCGTCGATACCGACCGCTATGCCCCGCGCGCGCAAGCGGTGACGGCCGCGCCGTGGGGCGCCGACGACATCGTCATCGGGGCGGTGGCGCGGGTGCAGGACGTCAAGAACCACGCCAGCCTGGTGGCCGCGTTTGCGCTGCTGCGCGAGCGCCTGCCGGCCCTGCGCGACCGGCTGCGCCTGTCGATCGTCGGCGACGGCCCGCTGTTCGGCAAGATCCAGGCGCAGGTCGCAGACGCCGGCCTGCAGGACGTCGTGTGGCTGCCCGGTGCGCGCGCCGACGTGGCCGACCTGCTGCATGGCTTTACCATCTTCGCCCTGCCCTCGCTGGCCGAAGGCACGCCCGTGTCGCTGCTCGAAGCGATGGCCTGCGGCCTGCCGTCAGTATGCTCGCGCGTGGGCGGGATCCCCGAAGTCGTCGTCGATGACGTGCATGGTATCTTGGTCCCGGTGGAGGTCGACGCGCTGGCCGGGGCGCTCGCGCGCTACGTCCAGGACCCGGCCCTGCGGGCACGCCACGGCGCGGCCGCGCGCGCGCGCATCGAAGACAAGTACAGCATGGCCGCCATGCTCGGCGCGTACACCGCGCTGTACGACGGCCTGTGCGCGCGCAAGGCGCCGGCGCGGCTGCGTCCCATCGTCAACTCTTAACTTCAGCGGAACCAGACAGCATGTGCGGAATAGTCGGCATTTTTGATACCCTCGGCAACCGGGAGATCGACCGCGCGGCCCTGGGCCGCATGAACGAAAGCCAGCACCACCGCGGCCCCGACGAGGGCGAGCTGTACCTGGAACCGAGCATGGGCATGGGCCACCGCCGCCTGTCGGTGATCGACCTGGCCAGCGGCCAGCAGCCGATCGTCAATGCCGAGCGCGACGTGGTGATGGTGTTCAACGGCGAGATCTACAACTACCGCGAGCTGCGCGTCGAACTGGAGGCGCTGGGCTTTGTCTTTCGCACCAAATCGGATTCGGAATCGCTGCTGCACGCCTACCAGGCCTGGGGCCCGGATTGCGTATACCGCCTGCGCGGCATGTTTGCGTTCGCGATCTGGGACCGCAAGAAGCAGACGATGTTCCTGGCGCGCGACCATGTCGGCGTCAAGCCGATGTTCTACTCGCTGCTCCCGAATGGCTTGTTCGTGTTCGGCTCCGAGCTGAAATCGATCATGACCCACCCCGAGCTGTCGCGCAAACTCAATCCGCGCGCGGTCGAGGATTATTTCGCGTTCGGCTACGTGCCCGAGCCGCACACCATCTTCCACAATGCGTACAAGCTGGCGCCCGGCCACCGCATCGTGATCAAGGCGGGCGCACGCGAGGTCACGCCCGAGCAGTATTGGGACGTGCCGTTCAAGCGCGCCCCGCAGCAGCCGATGCAGGAGATCGAGCAGGAGCTGATCGAGCGCGTGCGCGAGTGCGTGCAGAGCCAGACCGTGGCCGACGTGCCGCTGGGCGCCTTCCTGTCGGGGGGCGTCGATTCGAGCGCGGTCGTGGCGATGATGGCGCAGAATAATCCCGATCCGGTGACCACGCTGTCGATCGGCTTTGACGATCCGGAGTACGACGAGTCGAAGTTCGCCAGCGAGGTGGCCACGCGCTACGGCACGAACCACCATGCGCAGATCGTGGACAAGGACGACTACGGCCTGATCGACACGCTGGGCCGCCTGTACGACGAACCGTTTGCCGACAGCTCCGCGATCCCCACTTACCGCGTGTGCCAGCTCGCCCGCAAGCATGTCACCGTGGCGCTGTCGGGCGACGGCGGCGACGAGAGCTTTGCCGGGTATCGCCGCTATCGCTTCGCGATGGCCGAGCAGCGCGTGCGCGACAAGATACCGGCGGGCCTGCGCAAGCCTGTGTTCGGCACGCTTGGCAAGCTCTATCCGAAGGCCGACTGGGCGCCGCGCATGTTCCGCGCCAAGACCACCTTCGAGGCACTGGCGCGCGACACGGTCGAGGGCTACTTTCATGGCGTGTCGAAGATGCCGGACCGCGTGCGGGCGCAGTTGTTCTCGGATTCGTTCAAGCGCGAGCTGCAGGGCTACAGCGCGATCGAGGTGTTCCACCGTCATGCTGCCAGCTCGCCGACCGACGATCCACTGTCGCTGCTCCAGTACCTCGACTTCAAGACCTGGTTGCCAGGCGACATTCTCACCAAGGTCGACCGCGCCGCCATGGCGCACTCGCTTGAAGTGCGCGTGCCACTGCTGGACCATACCTTCGTGGAGTGGGCCTCCAGCCTGCCACCGGACATCAAGCTCGGTGGTGGCGAAGGCAAGTACATCTTCAAGAAGGCGCTCGAGCCGTTCCTGTCGCATGATGTGCTGTACCGCGCGAAAAAAGGGTTCTCAATTCCGCTGGCGGCATGGCTACGCGGGCCGCTGCGCGACAAACTGCGCGAAGCGGCGCTCTCGCCGCTGCTGCTCGATACCGGCATCTTCAACGAGAGGTTCTTGCGCGAGATGGTCGACCAGCATATCGCGGGGACGAGCGACCACAGCGTGGCGCTGTGGTCAGTGTTGATGTTCGAGACCTTCTTGCGGGTGAGTGCAAACGCCTGACGTCTCTGATTACCTTACGATCCAGTCATCGCACCCTGCTGGCAGCTTGTATCGACCGATAACACATGCCTGGATGCGGACTCATGCAAAATACAGTGCTTCTGAAAGATAGTTCAGAAAGTACGCCGCCAGAGCACGCAGCACGCACTTTTCGCCTCGACATCAACGGCTTGCGCGCTTGGGCAGTCATTGCGGTTGTCCTGTTTCACTTTCGGGCGTTGGAAGTGCGCGGCGGCTTCGTCGGTGTTGACGTGTTTTTTGTCATTTCCGGTTTCCTGATGACCGGCATCGCCGTGCGTGGCCTCGAGCAAGGCAATTTTTCCATCCTGACCTTCATCCTGGCCCGTGCCCAGCGCATCCTGCCAGCCCTGCTCGTGCTGGTAGCAACGCTGATCGTGATGGGGTACTTTTTCCTGGCACCGCCGGATTATCGTGTCCTCAGTACCCACGGCATCCATAGTCTGTTATTCCTTACCAACATCAAATTTTGGAAGGAAGCCGGATACTTCGATACCTCTTCCCAAGAGAAGTGGCTGCTGCACACCTGGTCGCTCTCAGCAGAGTGGCAGTTTTATCTGATCCTGCCCATCGTCCTGATGTTCGTGTGGCGCATACGCCCTCACCGCTCGACGCTCGTCATCGTCTGCGGGTTCGCATTTGCATTGTCGCTCGGCGCCTCCATCTGGACTACAGCGCATGATCCTTCCTCCGCATTTTTTCTTTTGCATACACGCGCATGGGAAATGCTCGCCGGAGGACTGGTGTATTTCCTGGGACTTCGGCAGCGTCTCAGCCCGCGTTATGGCGCAATAACAGCGCGATTGGGACTGGGCATGATCGCCCTTTCGATCTTGCTGTTTACAGAAGCCAGTGCATGGCCAGGATGGCGTGCAATGCTTCCGGTCGGCGGCGCCATGCTCATCCTGCTTGCCAATCGCCCCTTTATACTGACAAATCATTCCTCGCTACAGTGGATCGGTGACCGTTCTTATTCGATCTATCTGTGGCATTGGCCTGTTGTC
This sequence is a window from Oxalobacteraceae sp. CFBP 8761. Protein-coding genes within it:
- a CDS encoding TIGR03087 family PEP-CTERM/XrtA system glycosyltransferase, with the protein product MQDLLLLIHRIPYPPNKGDKIRSYHLLKHLARDYRVHLATFVDDADDWQHVPAVEALCASSHFAPLNPLRARVRSLGALVKNRSLSLDYYQDAGLARWVDQAVATHDIQRVMVFSSPMAQYADKLGDARRVIDFCDVDSDKWRQYAEKKSPPMSWLYRHEARQLLRYERQVASQYDASLFVSAPEADLFRKLAPESVARIGHFSNGVDTEYFSPEHVFASPYAAGERALVFTGAMDYWPNVDAVQWFCDEVFPALRAQDPALAFYIVGSRPNAQVQALGALPGVTVTGTVPDVRPYIRHGCVAVAPLRIARGIQNKVLEAMAMATPTVVSPQALEGIDAAPGSELAVADGAPAWIETVGALLARQHEQNASMGRAARARVEDHYSWPSNLACIEERLECT
- a CDS encoding TIGR03088 family PEP-CTERM/XrtA system glycosyltransferase, giving the protein MHSDLAVLNAQRPLVIHLVYSLDVGGLETLLVDCINRMPAEKYRHAVVCLTRYSAFADKITQPGVALYALNKPPGNGLRVHVDFWKLMRRLRPTILHTYNLSAMEYCFTAAAAGVPVRIHAEHGRDASDPHGLNPKHNFLRHHLAPFIDCYVPVSDDLQRWFSEVVRIPAAKNHLIKNGVDTDRYAPRAQAVTAAPWGADDIVIGAVARVQDVKNHASLVAAFALLRERLPALRDRLRLSIVGDGPLFGKIQAQVADAGLQDVVWLPGARADVADLLHGFTIFALPSLAEGTPVSLLEAMACGLPSVCSRVGGIPEVVVDDVHGILVPVEVDALAGALARYVQDPALRARHGAAARARIEDKYSMAAMLGAYTALYDGLCARKAPARLRPIVNS
- the xrtA gene encoding exosortase A, whose product is MHVTPPSGIAGAKLDAALVSAPTPLARSSAMLIALALLAPFFLYLGTAESLVAIWNSSETFAHGYAILPISLWLIWRRRDVFDAIPARPWAPALLLLAMLGAGWLLARMGEVQVVMQYAFVAMFPIVALAMLGPRLAGALAFPLLFLLLAVPFGEVFVGPLINLTADFTVWAVQATGIPVLRNGTRFELPTGSWSVVEACSGVRYLISSVTLGCLYAYLTYQSTKKRLMFVAVSIVVPVIANGLRAYMIVMIGHLSGMELATGVDHLIYGWVFFGLVMLLMFWIGSFWREDDPLPASELPVAARTRRDGLPPVSTARMAAMCAAVVALAALWPGFARYNDAANLNPRPVELTNVAVGWPQAAPFTGWTPRWVAPDATYRATFRNPDASVPVSLDIIYYRNQRNGKALISSINMLAAPDDAWHALGGSGRSETIAGKPVALRETRMTGPGGQFLVWQWMSIDGHLTSNNYVGKLLQAQAKLRFRGDDGAVVLLSAPVGDDPDAARAALRAFMTVQGQAIERAIEHARAH
- a CDS encoding amidotransferase 1, exosortase A system-associated; the protein is MCGIVGIFDTLGNREIDRAALGRMNESQHHRGPDEGELYLEPSMGMGHRRLSVIDLASGQQPIVNAERDVVMVFNGEIYNYRELRVELEALGFVFRTKSDSESLLHAYQAWGPDCVYRLRGMFAFAIWDRKKQTMFLARDHVGVKPMFYSLLPNGLFVFGSELKSIMTHPELSRKLNPRAVEDYFAFGYVPEPHTIFHNAYKLAPGHRIVIKAGAREVTPEQYWDVPFKRAPQQPMQEIEQELIERVRECVQSQTVADVPLGAFLSGGVDSSAVVAMMAQNNPDPVTTLSIGFDDPEYDESKFASEVATRYGTNHHAQIVDKDDYGLIDTLGRLYDEPFADSSAIPTYRVCQLARKHVTVALSGDGGDESFAGYRRYRFAMAEQRVRDKIPAGLRKPVFGTLGKLYPKADWAPRMFRAKTTFEALARDTVEGYFHGVSKMPDRVRAQLFSDSFKRELQGYSAIEVFHRHAASSPTDDPLSLLQYLDFKTWLPGDILTKVDRAAMAHSLEVRVPLLDHTFVEWASSLPPDIKLGGGEGKYIFKKALEPFLSHDVLYRAKKGFSIPLAAWLRGPLRDKLREAALSPLLLDTGIFNERFLREMVDQHIAGTSDHSVALWSVLMFETFLRVSANA